The following DNA comes from Alosa alosa isolate M-15738 ecotype Scorff River chromosome 13, AALO_Geno_1.1, whole genome shotgun sequence.
atagaacaaatcaacacctggatgtcccaaaattttcttcagctgaacaaagaaaaaactgaagtaattatatttggtaaaaaatgaggaaagacttagggttgccactctccttgacacaaaagggttgaaggcaaaggatactgttaaaaaccttggtgtattaattgacagtgatctaaatttcaacagccacatgaaagcgataactaaatcagcttttaccacctcaaaaaatattgtcaaactcagagggctgatgtcaaaacatgacttagaaaaactcattcatgcatttatctccagcagggttgattactgcaatggactgttcacaggccttcctaaaaagactattaaacagcttcaggtgatacaaaatgcagcagctaggactctaacaaaactaaaagaactgaccacattactccaattcttaagtccttgcactggcttccagtaagtcacagaattgactttaaagcactattgcttgtttataaatcagtaaatggagcaggacctaaatacttgtcagacatgcttcagcagtacacaccttctcgtcctctcaggtcccaggtgaaaacctgctagtaaaacctacagttagaactaaacatggtgaagcagcttttagctgctatgcggctcagctgtggaaccaactttcggatgacattaaaaaaggccccaactgtagccagttttaaatctagacttaagaccaaactgttctcaggcgctttctgctaactgtgccgaagttacaaattctgaatctgcctcgataattattctactttgtcttttattactttttttttactacttttgcctttgttttgcttactaattattctttattttttaaatgattttaccttgtgttttatgttttttttttattatgatctttaccttttaactattctttgactatattgcccttctatgcttttatttgttattatcgtttggttttgtttatgtaaagcacattgaatgacctctgtgtatgaaatgtgctatataaataaacttgacttgacttgacttgacttgaccagATTGAAATGCACGCGGCTACTCCCCCCAGAGGTTGGCCTACATGGATTTACTGAGTGCATCATGGGCCTAACAAGAAAAGGAAATTCTCTGGTCGCTAAACTCTAAACTGGTCTATTTTACAATTGGTGTTTGGCTTTGTTTTCCGTAAACATAGCCTTCTCTCTCCTCGTTAGGCTTTTCCCAGACCAGATATGGCATGAACCACACCTCATGGGGTGCCAGACCTCTTCCTCATTCTACGCTCCACCACATTTCCTCAGCAGATTCATATGAACTGTTCCAGTGTCAAACATCTCTAACTGGTCATCTACAGATCGTAGTTCAAGTGAGATCTCATTAACATCAGTGGGCCTTATTGTGATAGTGGAAGAGCACTCACACATGGTCATTATCACAGACACCTGCACACTGCACATGTCTGACCCTCAGGAATTCCCCTTACgtgcaattgttttttttttagctttgtCACGCCATGCTGTAGTTTCTATTGCATTCGCCATTCAAGGAGGAAGCACAAACACTATTGACGCCGTAGGCTACACGCACataccatacacatacacgaacacaagcaagcacgcacacacacacacacacacacacacagagatgaaagGATGAGCTTTCCACTGCAGTTATATAGCCTTTGTTGTACATTGGGGAGTCACATCGACTTTTACTTTCGATATTACATGTCCTACCACCTACCTTACTGTTTATGGGTCAAAAATAACAGGAACATGCCTTAGGATGTTTCAGGGAATTGGGTGAGATTTGGCAGCACTCAAGCGCTAAACTTacagttttatttgtgtgtgtgtatgtgtgtgtggtgggggggtggggtgtctTGGTTAAAACATTCAAACCAatattatttgtcatatgaCTGTGAGAGATTTGATCACATTTTATGACACCCCTTAAGTCTCCATATTGTatgaaaggaagaaaggaagatgGTAATAATTGAGCCTCAATGCATATCTGAGAAAAGAATGTGAATAAATTAAATGAGAAATGTTGCCAATTTATTTATAGAGTAACTGATGTTAAGAAAATAATGTTTAGTTATACTGTATTGTTAATAGCCATTTCTAGGATGCCCTTTTGTCGCAACTGGCTGGAAGTATCATTTAATATGATTTACAGATATTAGACCTGACCACACCCTGGTGATGTGCCAACACATTCTCCCAACATTTGAAGGCATGAAATTCCAAACTGCCTTTGCCCTGACCAACCAATTATGTTGAGATCTTCCCAGATGAGTTTAAGCGTGACTCATGAATATAGGGCAGTGATTTGAGACTTTATTTGATCTTGTCAAGGACAATAGTAGGGTGTTATATTACACAGTTGTGAATAGGGGCTAAGCATTATGCACTGTGGATCAACCTGGAGGTTTGGGGTCAGTAACTGTATGTGAGATACAGGGAAGTCAAAATTGAAGTCAACTGAAATagcatcacacatgcacaaatagcAAGATAGCTCTCCACATGTGTTATATTGCTTCTGATTGGTTTCTAACCCCTGAGATATTTGGACaggtgtttttatttattttatttatttgtttatttcaaaGTGACAATGCACATCAATTGACattgtttgtttacacaaaaATTGTTTTGTTACAATGTAACTGTGCCAGAGTTAGCGAAGAAGCTAATTTTCATCTGTTGTCTCTTGGCAGGTCAACACAGCATCACATTACATTAATAAAAAGAATGGAAGAAAGAGAATGAAGAATGGAAGAAAGATAGAACGCAAATGAAgaaggaagaaagaagagaaaagagaaagggcagagggagggagggagggagagagagagagggaaggagtgagaaaagagaaagggacaataaaataaaaaaataagtacAATACAAAGAAGAGCAGTGCCCAGGATGAGGTAAACCAGATACTGATGATTGCAGTTTTGATTGTTTTTAATCCATCTCTTGAGTGTGGTTTTAAATGGTAGATAGCTGGTGCTTTCTCCGAGTTCAATAGGAAGACAGTTCCAATAATCTGAGGCCCGTCCTGAGAAGACTGTTTTGCCATACTTACTACATCTATATTGTCTCCCCTGGTGGCTGCCCTAGTTGCCCCTGGTGGCTGCCCTAGTTGCACTGCCACTACTGCTCTTCTGTTGAATGAACTCAGCCAGTGGTGGAGGGGCAAGCCCATgtcatattttgaaaacaagGCAGGCATCTAGATAATGTAAAAAACTGTCAAATAGCTGATAGGCTTTTGATCTAGTGTTTTTAAGGTTTGTTTATAAAGGGTTTCTATTGGTTTAAGAGTTGTCATGTTTGCTTAGCTTGTGAGTCAGTATGATATGTGGAAAAAGATCATGGCGTGCATAAAAAGTTTGGCTGCCTCTGTTGTTAGATATGGCCTTATGTGTCTAAAGTTAGCCAGACTATATCtgatctatatctatatctgaGTATTAGCCACCTTTTTTAACATGCTTTTTATAAGTTAAATTAGAGTCTAAAATGataccaaggtatttaaaatcAGGCACAACCATGAGTTTTTCTCCTTCAATATAAACATCAGCCTGCTGTGCGCTTGAGGATTTTTTTGAGAAGAACATACAGACTGTTTTATTAATATTGAGATGTAGATATGACCATTTTAGCCAGTAAGAAACATGGACCAGTGCTTCAGTTAGTTTAGTTGCAgccttctgtttgtttttggtaTGCACATACCAAAGATAAAAGTTAATCTGAGGAAATCAGCAGCATGGATATCATCGTCTGggtttttcaactgattgtCGACCAGGGACCACCATTTTGACTAATTACGTAACCCCAGGATCACCAGtgaataaaaatactgatttcttcattgcaactacattactgaatccatggtcagggaccaccagcaatgtcctcacggaccacaagtgggccgcagaccactggttgaaaacccctggtCTAGTGCAATAGAAGTTGCACTGAATAATATACTTTGGGCAATTGAAGATGCTCAGTGTGAAaatcacatacatgcacaatgcaacataacacaacacacacacaaagacagtatTCCATATAATGGTACCATACATCACATCATTGGCCCTAACTTTTATGTTCTGAGTTTTTCACTGGTACGATCTTCAGAGGTGAGACCACACAGTAATTATACAGAAAAGGGAGGACACCCTCTGTAAAAACATGTCTAAAACTGCACAGGGAGTTTTCTGCTAATGGCTCAGAAAATGACACCTCTCCCCCATCCAAGTCCAGCCGCACCCTTAGGACCCGCAGGCTCTCCGCCACCAGGGGACCCCGATTCTCCGCAGGGCTGTGGCCCGTGTACTCTCCATTCAGGTACCTCACGTGCCAGGTGTCTCCGTTAAAGAAAGCGTCGCCCTTCCTGTGGTTGGAGACGGCGGTGACGCCCACACTCCAGAGCGTGCTGTCCCCGACCTCCACGTCCCAGCAGTGGAGGCCCGCGGTGAGGCTCCGGGAGCCCAGCACGCAGGGGTAGTAGTCAAACCTCTCAGGGTTGTAGGGGACGCGGAGCTTCTCCGCACTGTTGAGCACGCTGGTTAGGTCTTCACACAGGCGGAGCTTTGCCTGAGATGTGTTGGGGTCCAGCACCACCGGCGCTACAGAGATACATTTGTCAGGAtagtaccgtgtgtgtgtgggggggggggttcttctGTACCAATGGATCACCAATAGGTGAAATAGTTTTATTGtgaatttattttgttttatattaCATATTGTGCTGTTTGTCCAACCTTTGTCTCATATTCTTTTCCCTTCTAAATGACACGTTCACTGGCATGGTGATGGCACTGTTAATGTTTGAgtggcatgtatgtgtgtatgtatgtatgtgtgtgtaattgggTTAACGATATTACACACCCCTGTGTAACTGAAAGGCATATTATAGAAGACAGAGAAACAAAACTTACTGTACACAACAATGTCCTGCATCTTCTCCCAGACTCTGAACTTCAGGTTGCCCACGTGTTGTGCCACATCTATCAGAGATCCTGTGGGATTATCTGGATCCTTTGGCATACACTGCACCCTGCAACAAcattcagtaggcctagtcaGTCAGTGCTGCTTTAAGTTAAACCACGTACATTAGAACAGGAACTTGGACATGACTCACCTTTCAATAGTAGACTTAACATTCTGCAAAGAACAGACGGGGAAATAGTAAAATCATGTGCATGCTTATTTATAGATTTCGCATTTGATTtgaacactcttaaaacaaatgtggtgtctctatctggacacagagatgtgttacaaaacaatgcaaggtgtgttgttttcaaaggaagttgttattttcaacacatattgtttAACAAATACAACACAAACTCTGCTGTCCCTATCtgaacacagagatgtgttaaaaacaacacagtttgtgttgtttttaacacatctctgtgttcagatagggacaacacaagttgtgttgttttcaacacattcattttaagagtgaaTGATTTACAGAGCAACATTAACATTGACACCACACAATACAGTGCATActgtaatctaatctaataatcTAACTATAATCTAAGCCTTTAGCGTTGTGTTTCAGGTACGCACTTGTAAGAGGGGGACGTCTGCCAACTCCACTGCCTCCTCTATGGCTCTGattgtgtgggagagagtggaCATCGTTGCGCTGATGCTCACCGTTATTGCACTGATGGCGCTGCTCTTCTGTCCTGCTTCTTCTTCGAGAGCAGCCATCCTGGCCTCCTCTTCCTTTTGGAGAAACTGATGGAGCATCTCAAACTCTTTCTGAATGTGCCGTCTTGTGTTGTATGCCTGACACTGTGGTAGCAAAAGAAACGCTAAGTAGCACCACACAGGCAGGGAAGGGGAAAGCAGATTGCTGTAGGCAATTGCTGTGAACATTGACTGTGTCTAAAAAAACTCATCATACAGTACCTTTATGTGTGTAGCTATGTGGTTGCAGTCTCGTTTTAAGTTGTTTAACCCGTTTAGCCTTTCTTCTAGGCTGTTCAGTGTGGTCTTGAGCTGCTCCTGCAAACAATGAAGAGATAGTAGGTAGAGTGtgtagccccccacacacacacacacacacacaacaagcacacACCCCCCTCCCAATTATCAAATGACACTGTTATAGAGTAAGCTGAAACAGAGGCCTCAGTCAGGCTCTGTGCTCTCTCAGCACTGATATTAGATTGCATATTAATTTAGATTGACCGACAACTAAGAAGAAATACAATCAACTCTAAGGAAAGAGCTAGTACAGGTAGAATGGCAATAATTCTTCAAGTTCAAGTTAACCGTCACATGCATTGTACAAGTTCTGTATACAATGCAATGCGGGATGTAACCACTCTTTATTACACAGAGCAAAGAAAAGACAACATGGCAGAAAGTCAAGTTCACATGTTACAACTACAGTATGTGGACATTCTGGCTGACAATATAATGGCGTcttaatgtttttatttcttaCTCTGTAATCAGAGGCTGCTTCTTCTGTCGGGCAGCACTTGTGCCGTCTGTGCTTCATTGATGTCCAGCACACCAGGCACATTGGCTCCCTGTCCTCCAAGCAGAAGAGTTTGATTCTCTCGCTGTGGGCGATGCACAGCTCCTCAGATGCCAGCGAAGCTTCAGAGAGGCCCTTTAAAGCCAGGTTGGACGGGGAGGAAAGGCTCAGTCAAATGGGACACAGGCTTGATGGTCCAAAGGTGTCCAGGTTGGACTGCAGGACAGGATCACAGGGTCAAAGACAGCACACGGGACAGTTCATAAAGAACGCTTGGCATATCTAACTTTCCTCTGTACTTTTCCCCTTTAAACTTTtagcctttttttctttctctgaagACACTGAGAATTGTCTTTCCCTTTCTCAAGAGTAGATCCTGAGGGTACTCTTGAGTTTTGTCTCTTAAAATGCTTCTCTGCGTCTCCAGCCTGAGAGAAAGATGTTGTTTTGAACAAAGACCAGGAGGAAAATGCGACACAAACGTAAGTGTGTTCCTCCTCTCAGAGGACCAGGGGGAGGGGCTTCACATGGGTAAATTCTTTCATGACTAATGCCTACAGAATGTCCACAATCTCTTGCCCGTAACACTTGCTTTGCTTTGATTTGGTCTTATATCAAAGGGCAGAGCTCTATTCAATAGCTATCCAAGCCTTTTAATGGTCAAGTGTCTTTTaattatatagcacatttaaaaacaggaGTGTGATTTGTGATTTGATTTCTATTTGGAACTGAGGAccgatacacatacacatatataaaatTAATAAGTATTAAAAGCAATAttcaaaaataacaaaaaagtgacaaaacaAACATCTGAACACATCTTATTCCCGTATTCCTCACCGGTAAACTGGAGGGAATGAGTGGTCACTCATTATACTGTCTGGAGGTATGCGTCCTGCAAAATTGATTAAATGGACTTTGTCGCCACCTCCTGGTAAACATTAGATCTTCAGGAGCAACCATTCACAAAGAATTGTATAGTTTCCCAAGAAAAGTATGgtgtaaaagtccggcttcagaaagtaaaaatcCTGCCACGTATTTActccaaccattcactaaaccagctgattcttATTGGCCCAACTTCTCAGCCAGATAGATGAGCTAATTAGTGAGAACACCCATgctaagtgcacaggtagaaccaataccaaagtccttttaggcaagtccctccactcggcggccatattgcaacgctttttgggcactcatcgggcatctattttggcagaaatgtgcgtgtgcaaggcttcacgacatcaaccttgctccagcagcgagatcacatgattggcacgtcttcacaacacaccacgattggctcaatgtatttacatgtcaacattttgccgcggaaggagtgggatatgtgtagacaatattggtgttacaaactaaccccatgcatttctatggaggactttttgagtgctgtgtcttctcattagaaagtctctgccaaTACATGGTAGGAGGCTACATCAACACGGCACAGCAGCAGTTTGTGATGTTTACTGAGTGTAATgttaggtaatgtcatgtatgaaaactagtattgccaGGCAATACTACAATGAGAGTTAGTATTGCCGTGGCAACACTGGTGACGTCAGCCATGATAGGACTTTTAATTTATGACACCTCTGAATGGCAGAAATCACACAACCTTTGTAGTTTGTTGTTCGAACACTGCAAAGTGCTTACATGGTGGACTGAATCATGATGGTAAAGGCATCAGCTAGAATGTCAGGTATGTCCCTCCTTGGCTAACGTATTCTAAAGATAGAGGCCAAAACATGCATCACTTATGAGAATACTATGATTTGTTGGCGGAAGTAATTACACATGAATGAACACATGTTTTTGAAGGAAAACATTTATTCTGGCAAAGAATCAACTCAAGAAATAACACAATGTAGCTTTAAACATGAAATTGAATTGTTGGTATAACAAAGGAAGTGAATGACAGCAAGTAAAGACACAAGAGAGCTACAAACTAAAAGTCCAAAACTAGTAACTACAAGAACTCAGGACTATGACTATAGCAGCAGTGACAATATACTGTATACCGTGCTGCAACAGTCATTTATCACTTGACACACACCAAGCGGATTCTGGTCATATGTCGTGCTTTAAACAAGCTCCTTTATAGGAGCTTGTTTGGAGTCTGTTGGACCACCTATCTTTATTAATGCTTTACTTTATCGGAAATAATGACCATACATCAAAataaaacaatcacacacaaatgaagtcattattaggcctacatattaacaaaaacaaatcagacCCAAGGAACTAGTAGGAAATTTCGCATAGTGCGAAAATAAcgttttaacattatcattgtTGTTGGGGCAAAGGACAACAGGTTGAAAATCCAACCCTCTCCCAAATgggaaatgaaagaaaaggtttgagaaaccACCGTATTGGTGTATATAACGTACAACTGCAGCATTTAGTTTATGTAGTGCTattaatgtatgtaatgtacaaCCACGTAGATGAAGCGCATGTATACTATATCAAATGTACAATTGCAGCATTTAGTGCATGTAGCGATATTGCTCAATAAGATCTATGGCCATATAGCTAAGCTAACACAATTGATTTTTCTTCTGTTTAATCCTGTTATGTTTTCTGTGTCTTATGGCACAGTTTCTAATTGCATTGTTTAATAACTGTTGTTCAGTGGTAAAATTCGTATTGTATGGTTGTCCAGGAGGTAAAAGAAGGGAAAAGCCTTTTCAGTGAACGTGTGTTCAAAAGTATGTACGTGAGTATCTTGTAGCGCATCAAAGAATGACAACTGCCCCCTGTCCAAATCCAGGTGCACTCTGAGGGTGTGGAGTTTCTGTTCAATTACATGCACAGGCCCGGGGTAATGGAGCCCACATTCCCTGTACCCGACGCGCCACACTTCCTTCCATGAGAAGCGCTTCCAGTTGGACTCAGTGGTGACGCCAACATCCCAGTCTCTGCTATCCACCACCTCAACATCCCAGCTGTGAGACCCAGAGCTGTAGCCCTCAGAGCCCAGGACACACTCCCAGAGACAGCAGCGTTCTGGATTATTGGGGAGTGCCTGTGCATCATGACTTCTTCTGAGGCTGGTCAGATCCTCAGAAATGATGAGTGATGAGTGTGCAGTGTTTGGGTCCAGAATTACTGGAACTAAACAGAGAGAAATCAAAGCGATAAGGGGTTGGTGAGCGATTGGACATACGTATATTACTAATAGGAAGTGAATAGGAAATGAAATGTACCTAATTTTACCAACAATCCAGTGATCTTAACTCTCATAATTCACTACTAGACCGCTGGACCTGTTTGATTCAGGTTGGCTTTCTCACCAGCAGGACCGCACCGGAGTTCGTTAGATGGTGCGGACCGAGACCACCTCTTTTTGGAGGTCTCGGACTGATCAATTTGGTACACACCTGAGCGTGATTGTTGCATTCCGACCAACACAAACATACTGAAACAAGGGCTCAAACACACTGGAGTTTGATTAAAACGAACTAAAGGTTGTCGTGTGAAAAGGCCCTAGAAGTCCTACCATATATTGGTTCtgcctgtgcacttaacacacgTGATCGCACTAATGAACTGATCTCTTTGGCTGAAGAGATGTACTAATTAGGATTCAGCTGAtttagtgaatggttggagCAAATAAGCTTATGTGTCAGCTTTGTGAAGCTGGACTTTGACACCTCTGATTGTGTAGTATACAATATGATATCT
Coding sequences within:
- the LOC125305994 gene encoding E3 ubiquitin-protein ligase TRIM35-like, encoding MCLVCWTSMKHRRHKCCPTEEAASDYREQLKTTLNSLEERLNGLNNLKRDCNHIATHIKCQAYNTRRHIQKEFEMLHQFLQKEEEARMAALEEEAGQKSSAISAITVSISATMSTLSHTIRAIEEAVELADVPLLQNVKSTIERVQCMPKDPDNPTGSLIDVAQHVGNLKFRVWEKMQDIVVYTPVVLDPNTSQAKLRLCEDLTSVLNSAEKLRVPYNPERFDYYPCVLGSRSLTAGLHCWDVEVGDSTLWSVGVTAVSNHRKGDAFFNGDTWHVRYLNGEYTGHSPAENRGPLVAESLRVLRVRLDLDGGEVSFSEPLAENSLCSFRHVFTEGVLPFLYNYCVVSPLKIVPVKNSEHKS